The following are encoded in a window of Rhodothermus bifroesti genomic DNA:
- a CDS encoding flagellar biosynthesis protein FlhF, whose protein sequence is MRIQTLTGATIQAALLEARRRFGDDVVLLESIPPQGDQPARITIMVDERLEMPEALPYGYGAALARAQKAVGKTTPAANDTAEVLVAPQASPEKPAATLNGRGQLFPQRTAPPAPAPSATAGSAEVQLERLSRRLARLERQLGSALVGTSHRWLAHPLATELLRQGLRSATVIRLFDRLLAQGFDPEQPEEQLRWALAREMRRQLSPTTPRPLQGTLVCIGAAGSGKTSVVLKLARHPGFFGRRLVAVLVLMPEEVESQPYISPVDLYRRFELPVQTVSRPDEMAAALRRLQGFDQVLIDTPSLPLLEGPARRLLLQLRQLLSPIVPLQVLFTLNATTNLEDLPPEFLQRLPLSPDALVLTHWDEVRRPGRLYDWLVALARPVVCLSSGSRVPESLEAFSPTAYIEQLLRL, encoded by the coding sequence ATGCGCATTCAAACACTCACTGGAGCAACCATTCAGGCTGCCTTGCTAGAAGCGCGCCGCCGCTTTGGCGACGACGTGGTGTTGCTGGAATCTATTCCTCCTCAAGGAGATCAGCCGGCCCGCATTACGATTATGGTGGACGAGCGGCTTGAGATGCCCGAAGCGCTCCCTTATGGCTATGGAGCTGCGCTGGCTCGAGCACAAAAAGCGGTCGGGAAAACGACACCTGCGGCAAACGACACTGCAGAGGTGCTTGTAGCCCCGCAGGCAAGCCCGGAAAAGCCGGCCGCTACGTTAAACGGGCGCGGGCAACTTTTTCCGCAACGCACAGCACCTCCAGCACCTGCGCCTAGTGCTACGGCGGGTTCGGCAGAGGTCCAGCTAGAACGTCTCAGCCGTCGACTGGCACGGCTGGAGCGACAGTTGGGAAGCGCGCTGGTAGGCACCTCGCATCGCTGGCTGGCACATCCGCTGGCCACAGAGCTGCTGCGCCAGGGGTTGCGCTCCGCTACGGTTATCCGGCTCTTTGACCGGCTTCTTGCCCAAGGATTTGACCCAGAGCAGCCCGAAGAGCAGTTGCGCTGGGCCCTAGCGCGTGAAATGCGACGCCAACTTTCGCCCACCACGCCTCGACCATTGCAAGGCACATTGGTATGCATTGGCGCAGCTGGTTCAGGCAAAACCTCTGTCGTGCTTAAATTGGCCCGGCATCCAGGTTTCTTTGGCAGGCGCTTGGTGGCCGTGTTGGTTCTCATGCCAGAGGAGGTTGAATCCCAGCCTTATATCAGCCCTGTAGATCTGTATCGCCGTTTTGAGCTGCCCGTCCAGACAGTTAGTAGGCCTGATGAGATGGCGGCCGCCCTTCGACGCCTACAAGGTTTTGATCAGGTGCTGATCGACACGCCTTCGCTTCCTCTCCTGGAAGGGCCAGCACGTCGTCTTCTGCTGCAGCTGCGGCAGCTCCTGTCGCCGATTGTACCCCTTCAGGTACTCTTTACGCTCAATGCTACGACCAACCTCGAAGACTTACCGCCAGAATTCCTGCAGCGGCTACCGCTGTCGCCCGATGCGTTGGTGCTCACGCACTGGGACGAAGTGCGACGGCCTGGTCGGCTCTACGACTGGCTTGTAGCCTTAGCCCGACCCGTTGTTTGCCTATCGAGCGGCAGCCGCGTGCCTGAAAGCCTAGAAGCGTTCTCACCTACTGCCTATATTGAGCAGCTACTTCGGTTGTAA
- the fliP gene encoding flagellar type III secretion system pore protein FliP (The bacterial flagellar biogenesis protein FliP forms a type III secretion system (T3SS)-type pore required for flagellar assembly.), with protein sequence MLRACPVLLLIGLLSGPLLSPALAQSAPTQQTTPPSSGSLLGPLPQIRLGENEDFELPLQLLLLLTILSLAPAIIILTTSFTRLVVVFSILRTALGLQQSPPTQVLIGLALFLTLFIMHPVFDQIHKQALRPYLDKQITQKEALERAAAPLRTFMLRQTREKDLMLFMDLARIEAFDRPEDVPFYILVPAFVISELRIAFQIGFMIFLPFLLVDLIVASVLMSMGMMMLPPVMISLPLKLLLFVLADGWYLIVESVVRGYLGT encoded by the coding sequence ATGCTACGTGCGTGCCCCGTACTTCTCCTTATCGGGCTGCTCAGCGGGCCACTCCTTTCGCCGGCCCTTGCTCAGTCGGCACCCACTCAGCAAACCACCCCACCAAGCTCAGGGTCCCTTCTGGGTCCATTGCCTCAGATTCGACTGGGCGAAAACGAAGACTTCGAGCTGCCACTCCAGCTGCTCCTGCTTTTAACCATTCTTTCGCTGGCCCCCGCAATTATTATTCTAACCACCAGCTTTACCCGCCTGGTTGTTGTTTTTAGCATTCTGCGTACAGCCCTGGGCCTGCAGCAGTCGCCGCCAACGCAAGTGCTCATCGGCCTAGCGCTTTTTTTAACCCTGTTTATCATGCATCCTGTGTTTGACCAAATCCACAAGCAAGCGCTACGGCCCTACTTAGACAAGCAGATTACGCAAAAAGAAGCGCTGGAGCGTGCTGCCGCCCCGCTGCGCACCTTCATGCTTCGGCAAACACGTGAAAAAGACCTTATGCTTTTTATGGACCTGGCACGCATCGAAGCCTTCGATCGCCCCGAAGATGTGCCGTTTTACATTTTGGTACCTGCCTTTGTGATTAGCGAGCTCCGGATCGCTTTCCAAATCGGTTTTATGATTTTTCTGCCGTTTCTGCTGGTTGACCTGATTGTAGCCAGCGTGCTGATGAGCATGGGCATGATGATGCTACCGCCCGTGATGATTTCGCTGCCGCTTAAGCTTTTGCTGTTTGTGCTTGCCGACGGCTGGTACTTGATTGTGGAATCGGTCGTTCGCGGCTACTTGGGTACCTAA
- the flhA gene encoding flagellar biosynthesis protein FlhA: MANLVSVTNTPATPVGTLLRRVNTEAFLASSVVFILFVMLVPLPPFLLDVLLATNITISLAILLTAFYAARPLEFAIFPGLLLLTTLFRLSLNVASTRLILSEGKAGALISAFGQFVVAGNYVVGAIIFIVLVIINFVVITKGSGRIAEVAARFTLDALPGKQMAIDADLNAGLIDETEARRRREEIAREADFYGAMDGASKFVRGDAIAGLVITAVNIVGGFLVGVFQQGMSAAEAAQNFMLLSIGDGLVSQIPALLISTAAGIIVSRASGESNLAEDFKGQLFKRSYPLLITGSFLVLLGLVPGLPLLPFWMLAGATLLLGFQRRQAEMQEKVGAQQPETPPSQPQPVEDPTALLFVDPLELEIGYGLIPLVDPNQHGDLLDRVKVLRQQLALELGIVIPPVRIRDNLRLGANRYVIKLRGNPVAEGEVLPGYYLALLPEGLEETPPGLRTQDPTFGLPALWVAERNLSEAERLGLTVVEAPAVITTHLLEVLRKHAHQLLDRQEVKKLLEKVKETHPALIEELTPGLLSLGAIQKVLKKLLRERIPIRDLVAILETLADHATSTKNLDVLTEYVRHALAPTITRQFLSQDGAIYAFVLDPVLERHLLHQAEAGELHPSTLGLEPRQADRLLKEADRLTKRMLSEGRPPILLTSPVLRPVLYSFLTPSVSDLNILSYNDLLPDVRVEVVEQLRLP, encoded by the coding sequence ATGGCAAACCTTGTCTCTGTCACGAATACGCCGGCCACACCCGTGGGCACGCTGCTTCGCCGGGTCAATACCGAGGCTTTTTTGGCCAGTAGCGTCGTTTTTATCCTGTTTGTGATGCTGGTGCCGCTGCCCCCGTTTCTGCTCGACGTTCTGCTAGCCACCAACATTACGATCAGTTTGGCCATTTTGCTCACGGCTTTTTATGCCGCCAGACCGCTAGAATTTGCGATTTTTCCGGGCTTACTGCTGCTTACCACCCTGTTCCGCCTCTCGCTGAACGTAGCCTCCACGCGACTCATCCTTAGCGAAGGCAAGGCCGGTGCACTGATTAGCGCCTTTGGGCAGTTCGTCGTAGCTGGCAACTATGTGGTAGGGGCCATCATTTTTATCGTACTGGTGATCATCAACTTTGTAGTAATCACCAAAGGCTCTGGCCGCATTGCAGAGGTTGCGGCACGCTTTACGCTCGATGCCTTACCAGGCAAACAGATGGCGATCGACGCCGACCTAAACGCTGGGCTCATTGACGAAACGGAAGCCCGGCGCCGCCGCGAAGAAATCGCCCGAGAAGCCGACTTTTACGGGGCTATGGACGGCGCGAGCAAATTCGTACGCGGCGACGCCATCGCGGGACTAGTCATTACGGCGGTCAACATCGTTGGGGGTTTTTTAGTTGGCGTTTTTCAACAGGGCATGTCGGCCGCCGAAGCAGCCCAGAACTTCATGCTTCTTTCGATCGGCGATGGCCTGGTTTCCCAAATTCCGGCGCTGTTGATTTCTACCGCGGCAGGCATCATCGTCTCACGCGCCAGCGGCGAATCGAACCTGGCCGAGGACTTCAAGGGACAGCTCTTCAAACGCTCTTATCCGTTACTGATCACAGGCAGCTTTTTGGTACTGTTGGGGTTGGTTCCCGGGTTGCCACTACTGCCTTTCTGGATGTTGGCAGGTGCTACATTGCTTTTGGGGTTTCAACGACGGCAAGCTGAGATGCAGGAAAAAGTGGGCGCCCAGCAACCCGAAACGCCTCCGTCCCAACCCCAACCTGTCGAAGACCCTACGGCGTTGCTTTTTGTGGATCCGTTAGAGCTAGAAATCGGCTACGGCCTGATTCCCCTTGTAGATCCCAATCAACATGGCGATTTGCTGGATCGCGTCAAAGTGCTGCGCCAGCAACTGGCTTTAGAGTTGGGTATCGTCATTCCTCCAGTGCGCATTCGAGACAACCTGCGCTTAGGTGCTAACCGTTACGTCATCAAACTTCGGGGCAATCCGGTTGCCGAAGGGGAAGTGCTTCCGGGCTACTACCTGGCCCTCTTGCCGGAAGGGCTTGAAGAAACCCCACCTGGACTGCGTACGCAAGATCCAACGTTTGGTCTGCCTGCACTCTGGGTAGCCGAGCGCAACCTATCTGAGGCAGAACGCCTGGGCTTGACGGTGGTCGAAGCGCCTGCGGTCATCACCACCCACCTCCTGGAAGTACTCCGCAAACATGCACACCAGCTCTTAGACCGTCAAGAAGTCAAAAAGCTGCTCGAAAAGGTCAAAGAAACACACCCGGCATTGATTGAGGAGCTCACCCCAGGCTTACTCAGCCTGGGCGCTATCCAAAAAGTGCTCAAAAAGCTGCTGCGCGAACGCATCCCTATACGAGACTTGGTCGCCATTCTCGAGACACTGGCCGACCATGCCACTAGCACAAAAAACCTGGATGTGCTGACCGAGTACGTGCGACATGCCTTAGCGCCTACCATCACGCGCCAATTCCTGTCTCAAGACGGCGCCATCTACGCCTTTGTGCTGGATCCTGTATTGGAACGGCACTTGCTACACCAAGCCGAGGCAGGAGAACTGCATCCTAGTACCCTGGGCTTGGAGCCACGACAGGCGGATCGCCTGCTCAAAGAGGCAGACCGCCTCACCAAACGCATGCTGAGCGAAGGGCGTCCGCCTATCCTGCTTACCTCACCGGTACTCCGACCGGTGTTGTATAGCTTCTTAACACCTTCAGTTTCAGACCTTAACATACTGTCCTACAACGATTTATTACCGGATGTCCGTGTAGAAGTTGTCGAGCAATTGCGGCTTCCTTAG
- the fliR gene encoding flagellar biosynthetic protein FliR yields MPLLNPEYLLRVLLVFVRISGVLLTAPLFGQLAIPVRVRLLLAVLLAYSLSGLVRTPLPPHVDQALGFMVAVAIEALTGVLLGFAAHVVFWAVEMASDLIGFQVGLHMAQVFNPLEAHSTNPLGRLLSLTTLMVFVLLEGHHAVVRVLVRSFDVVPLAGAYLAGSSPLLLHWAWEFLVLAFRLAAPFLVTILLIDVALGIFARIVPQADLFSIALPLKLLVGLGVAVFYVQHFFPLMFSLLGDLENTLLRLLEAIVPR; encoded by the coding sequence ATGCCGCTGCTGAATCCCGAATACTTGCTTCGCGTGTTGTTGGTGTTTGTACGGATCAGCGGCGTATTGCTGACTGCGCCGCTTTTTGGGCAACTGGCCATCCCCGTTCGTGTGCGTCTTCTACTGGCGGTACTGCTGGCCTACAGCCTTTCAGGTCTGGTACGCACGCCTTTACCTCCCCACGTTGATCAAGCCCTCGGCTTTATGGTAGCGGTAGCCATTGAAGCCCTAACCGGCGTGCTGCTGGGCTTTGCCGCACATGTCGTTTTTTGGGCCGTTGAAATGGCCAGCGACCTTATTGGCTTTCAAGTCGGCCTGCACATGGCACAGGTGTTTAATCCCCTGGAGGCCCACAGTACCAATCCCCTAGGCCGGCTGCTATCGCTAACTACACTAATGGTGTTTGTACTCCTAGAAGGTCACCATGCCGTAGTGCGCGTGCTGGTCCGCTCGTTTGACGTTGTGCCTTTAGCCGGTGCCTATTTGGCTGGAAGTAGCCCTTTGCTCCTGCACTGGGCCTGGGAGTTTCTCGTACTGGCCTTTCGGCTGGCAGCTCCGTTTTTGGTCACTATCTTGCTCATTGATGTGGCTTTAGGGATCTTTGCACGGATTGTGCCGCAAGCTGACCTGTTTTCCATTGCCCTGCCGCTCAAGCTGCTGGTGGGCTTAGGGGTTGCCGTTTTTTACGTGCAGCATTTCTTCCCGCTGATGTTCTCGCTACTTGGGGACCTGGAAAACACCTTGCTGCGCCTGCTTGAAGCCATTGTGCCGCGCTAA
- a CDS encoding FliO/MopB family protein yields MPSLISRAVQQIPAPWRRLLLFIAGLFVLWALWQWATAPSGPPPIPADAADPTTFSQQHAPTAEPGFLLRYFLILIVLAGGALWALHLRRRVTPAANTMLLRPLGQLSLGPGQQIRLVACGEELLVLGVTAHHITLLKSLPLPAELRTETTSEAVRAATFARLLESLPVSLSR; encoded by the coding sequence ATGCCATCGCTTATAAGTCGTGCTGTGCAGCAGATCCCCGCCCCATGGCGGCGCCTGCTGCTTTTCATTGCGGGGTTATTTGTCCTTTGGGCCCTGTGGCAATGGGCCACAGCCCCTTCAGGTCCCCCTCCAATTCCAGCCGATGCAGCGGATCCCACAACGTTCTCACAGCAGCATGCACCAACTGCAGAACCTGGCTTTTTACTACGCTACTTTCTGATTCTTATCGTCTTGGCAGGTGGTGCGCTGTGGGCGCTGCACTTGCGCCGGCGGGTTACCCCTGCAGCCAACACTATGCTGCTTCGCCCCCTTGGGCAGCTTTCATTGGGTCCAGGCCAGCAAATCCGGCTTGTGGCTTGTGGGGAGGAACTGTTGGTGCTAGGCGTAACAGCCCATCACATTACCCTACTCAAAAGTCTACCTTTACCGGCTGAACTGCGAACCGAAACAACCAGTGAGGCGGTGCGCGCTGCGACCTTTGCCCGCTTGTTGGAGTCTCTCCCTGTTTCCCTAAGTCGCTGA
- a CDS encoding EscU/YscU/HrcU family type III secretion system export apparatus switch protein — protein sequence MPERDQKQFDPTPRRLQKAREEGSVFRSQEATAVALLIGALAILTLGLPYAFALLQQAMRRYLASAPFFPLQASSVALAVQDALQVAGRLLLPFMALLFVLAFAVNVWQTGWHPTAKPLAPKPERVSPAKGLQRLFSSRGLFNLLKALLKVAIVGPIAYFVIARHLPEILLLHLYPLEVIVQNLGRWMLQLSAFALGALLLLSAADFAYEKWRYRQDLKMTAQELKDEYRELEGDPLVKSRRLKKARELLRKRRLDHAVLRSDFVVTNPTHYAVALRYDPTEAPAPRVMAKGIRKRALRIKALAQAYNIPIVEDPPLARALYHSVPEEHEIPEELYLAVATILAEIYRQRGRNPHAQV from the coding sequence ATGCCCGAACGCGACCAAAAGCAATTTGACCCTACACCGCGCCGTTTGCAAAAAGCACGCGAGGAGGGCAGTGTCTTTCGGTCGCAGGAAGCCACAGCTGTTGCGCTGCTCATAGGCGCTCTGGCGATCCTGACTTTAGGCTTGCCCTATGCTTTTGCTCTGTTGCAGCAGGCCATGCGGCGCTATTTGGCCAGTGCACCCTTTTTCCCCCTGCAGGCCTCCTCGGTTGCTCTGGCTGTGCAGGATGCGCTTCAGGTGGCAGGCCGCTTGCTGCTTCCTTTTATGGCTTTACTATTTGTATTGGCTTTTGCGGTCAACGTCTGGCAAACCGGCTGGCATCCCACTGCCAAGCCCTTAGCGCCAAAGCCAGAACGGGTGAGCCCGGCAAAGGGCTTGCAGCGGCTATTTTCTTCACGCGGCCTGTTTAATTTGCTCAAAGCACTGCTCAAAGTAGCCATCGTGGGCCCGATTGCCTATTTCGTCATTGCGCGTCATTTACCTGAAATCCTGCTCCTCCACCTTTATCCCCTGGAAGTGATTGTGCAAAACCTAGGGCGCTGGATGCTGCAGTTGAGCGCATTTGCGCTAGGCGCATTGCTGCTGCTATCGGCTGCCGACTTTGCTTATGAGAAATGGCGCTATCGCCAGGATCTCAAAATGACGGCTCAGGAGCTCAAAGATGAGTACCGAGAGCTGGAAGGCGACCCCTTGGTCAAAAGCCGTCGCCTCAAAAAAGCGCGTGAGCTCCTCCGCAAGCGGCGGCTCGACCATGCGGTATTGCGTTCTGACTTTGTGGTGACAAACCCGACGCATTATGCGGTTGCGCTGCGCTACGATCCTACAGAAGCCCCAGCACCCCGCGTGATGGCCAAAGGCATCCGCAAACGCGCCTTGCGCATCAAAGCCTTGGCGCAGGCCTACAACATTCCGATCGTTGAAGACCCGCCTTTGGCAAGGGCTTTGTATCATAGCGTGCCTGAAGAGCACGAAATCCCCGAAGAGCTCTACCTGGCTGTGGCCACCATCCTGGCTGAGATCTACCGCCAGCGTGGCCGCAACCCCCACGCACAGGTCTAA
- the fliQ gene encoding flagellar biosynthesis protein FliQ, with product MNSDVALYWIQEALKTALLLVGPLLGVALVVGLVVSLLQAITSVQEMTLSYVPKILAVGLVLLLLAPWMLQMLTDFTVHVLQFIPNVSR from the coding sequence ATGAATAGCGACGTTGCGTTGTACTGGATTCAGGAAGCCCTAAAAACCGCCCTACTGCTTGTGGGTCCTTTGCTAGGCGTAGCCTTAGTGGTTGGCCTGGTGGTCAGCCTGCTACAAGCCATTACTTCGGTACAAGAGATGACGCTTAGCTATGTACCCAAAATTTTGGCAGTTGGTTTGGTGCTGCTGCTTTTAGCTCCTTGGATGTTACAGATGTTGACCGATTTTACGGTGCACGTGCTGCAGTTTATTCCGAACGTTTCCCGCTAA